The Naumovozyma dairenensis CBS 421 chromosome 8, complete genome genomic sequence GGGAAAAAAACAAGTCTTTTATTAACAAAGTTCATCAAagattttatttaaatcaaccaaaatgaattttttatctttatttttattttttattattaaatcattaaaatattaatattactTTTGTATACAataatatactatatattaGATAGAAAAAGGGGTGACGGATGTATTATCGATCTCGAGCACATAAATTGCGTTAGCGATAGTGTATTTACCGTGTTGCCCCAATGAGTTCCATAAATTTTAATAGTTTTTTGCAACAGAAAAcactttttattttcaaacaatGGGAAGAAATGAGTGTATGATgtttttcataataatgTCTAAGCAATTATAGCATTTCCTTCCACCATAGAAGGAATTTTGAAAGAGGGAGGCCCGAACTAAGGGAAGGAAGATAATGGACCATAAAATCCATCAATAGACTGTTGTTACGAAAGTTTCTGATAGTTACAACATAAATTTGGATACACGTCTATATAAGTTAAGTAAATACTCATTTAGTAGCTTTGGAAGCGAAACTAATCCACCCCAGTTGAGAACCGGCATTCCATACAGACGAAGTCACCCCGGAAGATCCCAATAAAGTCATGGCCCGCTGGAAACATGCACGTTCTTCCTGTGAGCCAGACCAGCATTTGCTTGGGTGAGCAcctatttctttaataatggCTTGTGGACATGCTTGATATGTTTTATATGCGGAATAACCTGTCAAATCTAAGGAAATGGTTAACATGTTCACCCAGAGATTTGAGCCCATGGGAAAGTTGGTGTGGATAATTTCCAAAGTAGAATTATAGGTGCTAGTAGGAGTAAAAAACCAATTGAATAACGCATCTATGTACCCTTTTAAGCTTCTCTCTTTTGATGGTTATACCAATGCCACAAAATTGACGCCGATTGACGagggggggggggggtAACATAGAAAACAGCACCAGTAAAGTTTGCGTTTACCTCTCGATGCTTTCCTCTTAACGAGTATATATACAAGACACACCAAAACAACCTTTCTATTTTTATGAGGGATATATAGGAAAGGAATATTGCAGCCAGCAAAAAAACCGCCCGAGTAGTTACGGTGTGGGAAACCGCCGGAGTTCGTATAGTACGTCGAGATAAAAATTACCATAATGCCAACGTAATTTTAGGGATTCATGGAACTCCTTGGGAACTCCCACCGCTGGCCTGTTAACAGGTAAATGTAATGCTGCGATACTACCACATGTGGTAGCATCTTTTTTAGATCTGATACCGTGCATATAAGTATAAGGTCATTTACTGTCCGGTGTTCTATTAATTATGAAAGATTAGAAATGGTCAATGCAGTTTTTATGATTCTATTTCACTCTAAATGTTAACTAGTTGTTAAAATGAGGTTAATTTAGTTATTATACAAACCACACCTAAGGTGAAGAATCTAAGGATGGAATAGTATTAGCCGAACACTAGTTATATCCTCGTGAATACAACGAGATCGTATTAATGCGTATTGCCCTCATATCTGACGTACCAAGGTTGACGATATTTTCAAGAATACTAATGTTAGATAACTTTGCAACCGAAGCTACATCAGAGAACATTCCCAATCACAGAACCTTTGGGTTTTCGTCTTGGTGTCCTCTCTGCTTGGTATATAAAATAACGGAGCGTAACCGAATTACCAATAGAAAAGTCAAGTACATCTAACATCGTCATAATGTTAGCATTACTACACTGTATCCAAGCCTGTTTGTTATAAGTCTTTCAATACGGGTTATCCATGGTTCGGCCAACCATCGGAGCGACTCGGTTGTTcggtattattttctacGGACATAGCAAGCTTTACATTCATGTAGGTTTAATCTGGTTGAATTACTTactttataaatataatataaactaAGTTAGATATTAAGAGACGTTCTCTCTATTAAAGACATactttcttaatattattcttttcctATACAGtggaaatatttttcacttgGAAACGCCTTTTCTGTTACCCGTCGTAACCATGAACTCAGGCTGTCATTGATTCGAAACTCATCAAATACTCAAGCACGTTATTCATAACAATGCTAGTAGATATACCATAATGATCACCAGCAATAACTCAACCGCTTTCTCCGCAGTTTTTTCTACATATTAAATTCAGCAGCTACTATTCTACGGATAACTTTTCTgttcaatttgaaaattcgGCAATGAAAATGGTGTACAATTTAACTGCCTCCATATTCGGTGAAATGTTGGCCCTTCTGGCGGGATTTTATTAGATATTGCATTCATTAATATGAGAAACTAGTCTACTATACTAAATAGCTACTgtaaaatatcaaataaagTTGCAATTTTTAGTgacattattgaaaatttgtttcaaagTTCGTTTAATATTACATTAATTTACATGCTATCTTCAGAAAACATTAATGAGATGTCTTGcgaaatttattttttgcGATAGATTTATTGCAAGTTTAAGTTATTGGCTCGAAGTATATCGACGGGGGGCCATTTGATGAGAGACCAGAATGTAATATTTGACGTAGTAAGCTTTACATTAGTAGTAGATTCTACAAATCAATTACTCTTGAAGATTTAAAGAatctttattcattttattttgtacATAAACTGAACAGACTTTAgtttattttctctttgCATTAgattttatatcttttgttATAAATCAAATGATTATGACTTCAGTACTAGTACATTCTCTTTTCCATGTAAAATGTTTGTCAATGCTTCCAAAAACTATTCAAAAAAGACATCAGTAACCCTATTATCCATCATTTATTAACGCAATATATCTACCTTAACAATATTCAACACTGAAACACTAATTGTGTTTTAATTACAAAGTATAAAAAAGTACAGTATTCGTTTCGGGCTAGGATATTTAAAGGAAATAATACTAGAACCCCCATATCAGGAAATTATATATCACAGGCATCATCAGGGCATTGAGCGCCATCCTTACTATCGTTACAATAATTATCGATGCCACCGAAGGTATTGAAGTAAAGTTCACCATGCATAACATTTTCTTTACCAATGTCATCATATCCTTCACCTTGACCAGGATGCGGGTTATCTGTGACCGCCCAGCAGTACTTCCATGCAGGCATATTGTTGAACTCTGTATACAGATTCTTATCAtactcttcttcttctaaagGACGATCTTCCATGGCAATTTTGGCTAAATCAGAGTTACCATTATCCCAACCATAAGAAACCCATTTCGCATCAAAATTATTGTAACGCTTAGTGTGATTATAAGTTTTCGTATATCTCAAAGTGGATTCTAAACTTCCTGGAGCACTATCTGCAACTATATCATTAACCATCGTTTGAAGATCACCATCTAAGTGTATCCCAACATGGTTCCCCATTGGTGTCGACCATTGCAAAACATGCATAGCATCTCCATCAGATCCATCACGTTTCAGTAATAAATGATTTGTAGTGTTTGGAGTAACAACCCAAATTGCATCTAGGGTATAATTGGAACGTTCTAACGCTGTTGCTATTGTACTTTGATTTTCATGAGAAATCTTGGTGTAAATAAACCCCTGATATTCCACCGAGCTGA encodes the following:
- the NDAI0H04050 gene encoding DUF5341 domain-containing protein yields the protein MKNEANDRRRKCLKLGVKFLIIFLFVFTFLCIKHFLTVNNENSLSTIPVTSSAVALNDNRLSPRGHWNWIANAAVSGFLISAAGLMGGWAINVCVAPANPACWVTAGTTLVLGAIGAVFATAAGRPGNGWTSANTKRDVSSVEYQGFIYTKISHENQSTIATALERSNYTLDAIWVVTPNTTNHLLLKRDGSDGDAMHVLQWSTPMGNHVGIHLDGDLQTMVNDIVADSAPGSLESTLRYTKTYNHTKRYNNFDAKWVSYGWDNGNSDLAKIAMEDRPLEEEEYDKNLYTEFNNMPAWKYCWAVTDNPHPGQGEGYDDIGKENVMHGELYFNTFGGIDNYCNDSKDGAQCPDDACDI